A section of the Methanosarcina mazei S-6 genome encodes:
- a CDS encoding PKD domain-containing protein, protein MLILLGIFLILSLISGIGSAAEIIVQPGDSIQAAIDSSKSGDTITIKPGTYTENVNITKSSLLIRSESGNPDETIIKAKSSSSNALSMQAWNVTIKGIKTIGASGSSYSGIYMYKCNQCVIENNKMMNNGYGIRIVSSNRCTVSKNTVLNNGVYGIYLGSCSNNTISGNTATNDNRGIHVGSADDNTISDNTVTSNNILGMYVCGLSDRNLIYNNYFNNTNITIKNGTGNAYNTAKASGKNIVGGTYIGGNFWGKPDGSGFSNKATDTDRDGISDSAYSIPGSIYIDHLPLVVPAPLTAPGASFSSNVTSGTAPLNVLFTDTSTGSPTTWKWNFGDGTSSTQKSPTHAYSTAGTYTVTLTVTNSAGSNTATKTNYVTVTTGTTGTKPVLQYWGSPRSGTAPLTVTFKDNSSGSPTAWNWSFGDGAYSNEKYPKHTYMAPGSYTISLTTSNAAGSNTLTKSNYIVVTGTSSQTPVAAFSASPTAGTAPLSVSFTDSSTGSPTTWKWNFGDGTSSTEKNPVHTYSTAGSYTVTLTASNTAGSNTATKSSYVTVTTGTTGTKPVLQYWGSPRSGTAPLTVTFKDNSSGSPTAWNWSFGDGAYSNEKYPKHTYMAPGSYTISLTASNAAGSNTLIKNNYIVVTGNTSQAPVAAFSASPTSGTAPLNVLFTDTSTGSPTTWKWNFGDGTSSTQKSPTHAYSTAGTYTVTLTVTNSAGSNTATKTNYVTVTTGTTGTKPVLQYWGSPRSGIAPLTVTFKDNSSGSPTAWNWSFGDGAYSNEKYPKHTYTAPGSYTISLTASNAAGSNTLTKSNYIVVTGTSSQTPVAAFSASPTAGTAPLSVSFTDSSTGSPTTWKWNFGDGTSSTEKNPVHTYSTAGSYTVTLTASNTAGSNTATKSSYVTVTTGTTGTKPVLQYWGSPRSGTAPLTVTFKDNSSGSPTAWNWSFGDGAYSNEKYPKHTYMAPGSYTISLTASNAAGSNTLIKNNYIVVTNA, encoded by the coding sequence GTGCTAATTTTACTGGGAATTTTTCTTATTTTATCATTAATTTCAGGTATTGGGTCAGCTGCTGAGATAATTGTCCAGCCGGGAGACTCAATACAGGCTGCAATAGACAGTTCAAAATCAGGCGACACAATAACCATAAAACCCGGGACCTACACTGAAAATGTCAACATAACCAAAAGCAGCCTTTTGATAAGATCAGAGTCCGGCAACCCTGATGAAACAATAATCAAAGCTAAAAGCTCATCAAGCAATGCGCTCTCAATGCAGGCATGGAATGTTACGATTAAAGGGATAAAAACCATAGGAGCAAGCGGTTCCAGCTATTCTGGAATTTATATGTACAAATGCAATCAATGTGTGATTGAGAATAATAAAATGATGAATAACGGATATGGGATCCGTATCGTAAGCTCCAACAGATGCACCGTCTCGAAAAATACAGTTCTGAATAACGGAGTTTACGGGATTTACCTCGGGAGCTGTAGCAACAACACTATTTCCGGAAATACGGCAACCAATGACAACCGCGGCATCCACGTAGGGTCCGCTGATGACAATACAATTTCAGACAACACTGTGACTTCAAACAATATTTTAGGAATGTATGTCTGCGGGCTCAGCGACAGGAACCTCATTTATAACAACTATTTCAATAACACAAATATAACCATTAAAAACGGAACAGGGAATGCCTATAACACCGCAAAAGCCTCAGGTAAAAACATTGTCGGCGGAACCTACATTGGCGGAAACTTCTGGGGCAAACCTGATGGTTCAGGCTTTTCCAATAAGGCAACGGACACGGACAGAGATGGGATTTCCGATTCAGCATACAGTATTCCGGGCAGCATATACATAGATCACCTGCCTCTAGTTGTCCCTGCCCCTCTAACAGCTCCTGGCGCAAGTTTCAGCAGCAATGTTACCTCAGGGACTGCACCTCTCAACGTCCTGTTTACTGACACAAGTACAGGTTCACCAACGACATGGAAATGGAACTTCGGAGACGGAACCAGTTCAACTCAGAAGAGTCCAACACATGCATATTCAACGGCAGGAACCTATACAGTAACACTTACAGTGACCAATTCAGCAGGCAGCAATACGGCAACAAAAACAAATTACGTAACAGTAACCACAGGAACCACAGGAACAAAACCGGTATTACAATACTGGGGATCTCCGAGGTCGGGAACTGCACCACTGACTGTAACATTCAAGGACAATTCTTCAGGGTCGCCAACAGCATGGAACTGGAGTTTCGGAGATGGAGCATATTCAAACGAGAAATATCCAAAACATACGTATATGGCACCAGGGAGTTACACGATATCACTTACAACGAGCAATGCTGCAGGAAGTAATACGTTAACAAAGAGCAATTATATAGTGGTGACAGGAACTTCTTCTCAAACACCGGTTGCTGCATTTTCCGCATCTCCAACAGCCGGGACTGCACCATTGAGTGTAAGTTTTACTGACAGCAGCACGGGTTCGCCAACAACATGGAAATGGAACTTCGGAGATGGAACCAGTTCAACCGAGAAAAATCCTGTGCATACATATTCGACAGCGGGAAGCTACACAGTAACGCTTACAGCAAGCAATACAGCAGGCAGTAATACGGCAACGAAATCAAGTTATGTAACAGTAACTACAGGAACCACAGGAACAAAACCGGTATTACAATACTGGGGGTCTCCAAGGTCGGGAACTGCGCCGCTGACTGTAACATTTAAGGACAATTCTTCAGGATCTCCGACGGCATGGAACTGGAGTTTTGGAGATGGAGCATATTCAAACGAGAAATATCCAAAACATACGTATATGGCACCAGGAAGTTACACGATATCACTTACAGCCAGTAATGCAGCAGGAAGTAACACATTAATAAAGAACAACTATATAGTGGTGACAGGAAACACTTCACAGGCGCCGGTTGCTGCATTTTCGGCATCTCCAACATCCGGGACTGCACCTCTTAACGTCCTGTTTACTGACACAAGTACAGGTTCACCAACGACATGGAAATGGAACTTCGGAGACGGAACCAGTTCAACTCAGAAGAGTCCAACACATGCATATTCAACGGCAGGAACCTATACAGTAACACTTACAGTGACCAATTCAGCAGGCAGCAATACGGCAACGAAAACAAATTACGTAACAGTAACCACAGGAACCACAGGAACAAAACCGGTATTACAGTACTGGGGGTCTCCAAGGTCGGGAATTGCACCGTTGACTGTAACATTTAAGGACAATTCTTCAGGATCTCCGACGGCATGGAACTGGAGTTTCGGAGATGGAGCATATTCAAACGAAAAATATCCAAAGCATACATACACTGCACCAGGAAGTTACACGATATCACTTACAGCGAGCAATGCTGCAGGAAGTAATACGTTAACAAAGAGCAATTATATAGTGGTGACAGGAACTTCTTCTCAAACACCGGTTGCTGCATTTTCGGCATCTCCAACAGCCGGGACTGCACCATTGAGTGTAAGTTTTACTGACAGCAGCACGGGTTCGCCAACAACATGGAAATGGAACTTTGGAGATGGAACAAGTTCAACAGAGAAAAATCCTGTGCATACATATTCGACAGCGGGAAGCTACACAGTAACGCTTACAGCAAGCAATACAGCAGGCAGCAATACGGCAACGAAATCAAGTTATGTAACAGTAACCACAGGAACCACAGGAACAAAACCGGTATTACAGTACTGGGGGTCTCCAAGGTCGGGAACTGCACCGTTGACTGTAACATTTAAGGACAATTCTTCAGGGTCGCCAACAGCATGGAACTGGAGTTTCGGAGATGGAGCATATTCAAACGAGAAATATCCAAAACATACGTATATGGCACCAGGAAGTTACACGATATCACTTACAGCCAGTAATGCAGCAGGAAGTAACACATTAATAAAGAACAACTATATAGTGGTGACAAATGCCTGA
- a CDS encoding PGF-pre-PGF domain-containing protein: MQIAVFLLVSISGIGTAAEIIVQPGNSIQAAVDNASSGDTIIIKPGTYTENINITKGDLTVRSESGNPEDTTIKSRSSTASVLSVQADNVKISGIRAIGASGSSYSGIHLYQCNKCIIENNMLANNGRGIYLQNSRKCTLSGNTATNNRAYGIVLGSSSYNTISENTAYNSSRGIYLGSSDYNIIAGNKVTYNNYLGFYECSLCDYNDVYNNYFNNTDVSVKSGIGNSYNATKTEGANIIGGSYIGGNYWGKPDGTGFSDTAIDRDGDGIADSAYRLPGGSTSSDYLPLVYPLNLPEPVPPTADFSSNVTSGSAPLDVSFIDKSTGTPVEWNWDFGDGTSLTEQNPLHTYSTEGTYTVSLTVRNEKGTNSKSDTITVSQNIGPSEPVSPVADFGTNATEGFAPLAIQFTDFSKNAVSWSWDFDNNGQPDSTVQNPVYVYENPGDYIVNLMVSNANGTVSKTLQIKVLEVEEEKILPVADFNTNVTEGYAPLPVLFTDRSQNAASTGWDFEGDGSEEVNYGTVVYVYTSPGTYTASLTATNENGTDTKTTTINVMRNPGLPVADFSVSATGGYSPLSVTFTDLSQNAISRSWDVNNDGIEDSNASSFVYEYSSAGTYTAKLTAINVNGTDTKTTTIIVDRKSSGGGSSGGGGGGGSPEPAKNVKVKELSQLFITNDKAVKFDFTKNATCVVYVGFDAIKNVGKTTTIVEELKNKSALVSELPEGEVYKSFNVWVGNSGYATPKNIEKPVICFKVEKNWLQDKSIDLSSIILNRYSDKKWEQLPVNLSGEDNDYLYFTAEVPGYASFAITGKATVQQAKTENTPIPAEERSIEDIQPEKQEAQDTETGNESSKNNRNTILSVGIVIGALGVIGLVLKSMKE; this comes from the coding sequence TTGCAAATTGCTGTTTTCCTTCTGGTATCAATTTCGGGTATAGGAACGGCAGCTGAGATAATTGTCCAGCCAGGAAATTCGATACAGGCTGCAGTTGACAATGCGAGCTCGGGAGATACAATAATTATAAAGCCCGGGACCTATACCGAAAACATCAACATCACTAAAGGGGACCTCACAGTCAGGTCAGAGTCCGGAAACCCCGAAGATACAACAATTAAATCCAGAAGCTCGACAGCCAGCGTGCTCTCAGTACAGGCAGATAATGTTAAAATTAGCGGGATCAGGGCTATTGGGGCAAGCGGGTCCAGCTATTCAGGAATTCATCTGTACCAGTGCAATAAATGTATAATAGAAAACAATATGCTCGCAAATAATGGGCGTGGAATTTATCTCCAGAATTCCAGAAAGTGCACGCTCTCAGGCAACACAGCCACAAATAACAGAGCATATGGGATTGTTCTCGGAAGTTCCAGCTATAACACTATTTCCGAAAATACTGCTTATAACAGCAGTCGTGGCATCTATCTGGGTTCCTCTGACTACAATATAATTGCAGGCAATAAAGTGACTTATAACAATTACTTAGGGTTTTACGAATGTAGCCTGTGCGACTATAATGACGTATATAATAACTATTTCAACAACACCGATGTAAGCGTAAAAAGTGGGATTGGAAATTCCTATAATGCTACAAAAACCGAAGGCGCAAATATAATTGGCGGCTCCTATATCGGCGGAAATTACTGGGGAAAACCTGACGGCACGGGCTTTTCTGATACAGCTATAGACAGGGATGGAGACGGTATTGCAGACTCTGCTTACAGACTGCCGGGCGGCAGCACAAGCTCGGATTACCTGCCTCTTGTATATCCATTGAATTTGCCTGAGCCTGTACCCCCGACTGCAGACTTCAGCAGCAACGTTACTTCGGGAAGCGCACCACTGGATGTCAGTTTTATCGACAAAAGTACAGGAACTCCTGTTGAATGGAACTGGGATTTCGGAGACGGGACCAGTTTAACAGAGCAGAACCCTTTACACACATATTCCACGGAAGGAACCTATACTGTCAGCCTTACAGTAAGAAATGAAAAAGGAACAAATTCAAAATCGGACACAATCACTGTATCACAGAATATTGGCCCTTCAGAGCCGGTGAGCCCTGTCGCGGACTTCGGCACGAACGCCACCGAGGGATTTGCGCCCCTTGCCATCCAGTTCACCGACTTTTCAAAAAACGCGGTATCATGGAGCTGGGACTTTGACAATAACGGACAGCCCGATTCCACCGTCCAGAACCCGGTTTATGTTTATGAAAATCCGGGAGACTATATCGTTAACCTGATGGTAAGTAATGCAAATGGAACGGTCTCAAAAACTCTGCAAATAAAGGTACTGGAAGTAGAAGAGGAAAAAATTCTGCCTGTTGCAGATTTTAATACGAATGTCACAGAAGGATATGCTCCACTCCCGGTCCTTTTCACTGACAGGTCACAAAATGCAGCTAGTACAGGCTGGGATTTTGAAGGGGACGGATCTGAGGAAGTAAATTACGGCACTGTGGTTTACGTCTACACCTCTCCAGGAACCTATACTGCGAGCCTGACCGCAACCAATGAAAACGGTACGGATACAAAAACCACTACAATAAATGTAATGAGAAACCCCGGTCTTCCTGTTGCAGATTTCAGTGTCAGTGCTACAGGCGGATATTCCCCGCTTTCGGTAACTTTTACTGACCTCTCGCAAAATGCGATATCAAGGAGCTGGGACGTTAACAACGACGGAATTGAAGATTCAAACGCATCAAGCTTTGTTTACGAATATTCCTCTGCAGGGACTTACACTGCTAAACTGACAGCAATTAATGTAAACGGCACGGATACAAAAACCACTACAATAATTGTGGACCGGAAGAGCAGCGGAGGAGGCAGCAGTGGAGGCGGTGGAGGAGGCGGGTCCCCTGAACCTGCAAAGAATGTTAAGGTGAAGGAACTTTCCCAGCTCTTTATCACCAACGATAAGGCTGTAAAGTTTGACTTCACAAAGAATGCTACATGTGTCGTATATGTAGGCTTTGATGCGATCAAGAATGTAGGTAAGACCACGACCATAGTTGAGGAACTGAAAAATAAGTCCGCACTTGTTTCCGAACTGCCCGAAGGTGAGGTTTATAAGTCCTTTAATGTCTGGGTTGGAAACAGCGGGTATGCAACTCCAAAAAACATAGAAAAACCGGTAATATGCTTCAAAGTTGAAAAGAACTGGCTACAGGATAAAAGTATAGACCTGAGCTCTATCATACTGAACAGGTACAGCGATAAAAAGTGGGAGCAATTGCCAGTCAACCTGTCAGGAGAAGATAACGACTATCTCTACTTTACAGCAGAAGTCCCGGGTTACGCATCATTTGCGATAACAGGCAAGGCTACTGTCCAGCAGGCAAAGACAGAAAATACCCCGATCCCTGCTGAAGAAAGGTCTATTGAGGATATCCAGCCTGAAAAGCAGGAGGCTCAAGATACTGAGACAGGTAATGAGTCCAGTAAAAACAACCGCAATACCATATTAAGTGTGGGTATTGTGATCGGAGCTCTGGGAGTAATAGGACTGGTGCTGAAAAGTATGAAGGAATGA